The Cicer arietinum cultivar CDC Frontier isolate Library 1 unplaced genomic scaffold, Cicar.CDCFrontier_v2.0 Ca_scaffold_5835_v2.0, whole genome shotgun sequence genome has a segment encoding these proteins:
- the LOC101507493 gene encoding protein S-acyltransferase 8-like, whose protein sequence is MLNHLVKKFIFGGRLIFGPDAKSLLVSLLLVIVPVIIFCVFVVRHLRHEFSSYNAGYAILVVAVLFNIYVLILLFLTSSRDPGIIPRNLHPPEEEYHQGSSFSMDIGGHETPSFQIVSTEVRLRVGVN, encoded by the exons ATGCTAAACCATCTGGTCAAG AAATTCATATTTGGAGGAAGGTTGATATTTGGGCCTGATGCTAAGTCATTGCTTGTCAGTTTGTTGCTGGTTATAGTTCCGGTTATTATCTTCTGCGTATTTGTAGTAAGGCATCTGCGGCATGAATTTTCTTCATATAATGCAGGATATGCTATTTTGGTGGTGGCAGTTCTCTTTAATATTTAT GTGCTGATTCTTCTCTTTCTTACATCCTCGCGTGATCCGGGCATTATTCCAAGGAATTTACATCCGCCAGAGGAAGAGTACCATCAAGGCTCATCCTTTTCTATGGATATTGGGGGACATGAAACACCAAGCTTTCAGATTGTAAGTACAGAAGTGCGCTTAAgagtgggggtgaattag